The Sphingobium aromaticiconvertens genome has a segment encoding these proteins:
- the rplM gene encoding 50S ribosomal protein L13 has protein sequence MKALMKTTKPATPATVEKKWLLIDAEGLVVGRLASTVANILRGKHKTSFTPHVDCGDNVIIINAGKVKFTGKKLTDKVYYKHTGYAGGIKETTPQKILEGRFPERVLEKAIERMIPRGPLGRQQMRNLRVFAGAEHAHEAQNPEVLDFASRNRKNKVGA, from the coding sequence ATGAAGGCGCTGATGAAGACCACCAAGCCGGCGACCCCGGCGACGGTCGAAAAGAAATGGCTGCTGATCGACGCGGAGGGCCTTGTTGTTGGCCGTCTGGCTTCGACCGTGGCGAATATCCTGCGCGGCAAGCACAAGACCAGCTTCACGCCCCACGTCGATTGCGGTGACAATGTCATCATCATCAACGCTGGCAAGGTGAAGTTCACCGGCAAGAAGCTGACCGACAAGGTTTACTACAAGCACACCGGCTATGCCGGCGGCATCAAGGAAACCACGCCCCAGAAGATCCTGGAAGGCCGTTTCCCTGAGCGCGTGCTTGAAAAGGCCATCGAGCGCATGATCCCCCGTGGTCCGCTGGGCCGCCAGCAGATGCGCAACCTGCGCGTTTTCGCCGGTGCCGAGCATGCTCATGAAGCCCAGAACCCTGAAGTGCTCGATTTCGCATCGCGCAACCGCAAGAACAAGGTGGGTGCATAA
- a CDS encoding YbaK/EbsC family protein, giving the protein MSLESVRVFLAEHAPELAIIDQGVSTATVTEAAAALGVAPARIAKTLSVRAGDQVVLIVARGDARLHNGRAKAALGAKPRMLALEEVEALTGHPVGGVCPFGLATPLPVYCDQSLRDFDTVFPASGARTASVELTPDRLAEITGAIWVDVCTPPIEEA; this is encoded by the coding sequence ATGAGCCTGGAGTCCGTGCGTGTCTTTCTGGCCGAACATGCGCCAGAGCTTGCCATTATCGATCAGGGTGTGAGCACCGCGACGGTGACGGAAGCCGCCGCCGCGCTGGGCGTAGCGCCTGCCCGCATCGCCAAAACCCTGTCTGTTCGCGCTGGGGATCAGGTCGTTCTGATCGTCGCGCGGGGAGACGCGCGGCTGCATAATGGTCGGGCGAAGGCCGCATTGGGGGCCAAGCCCCGGATGCTGGCGCTGGAGGAGGTAGAGGCGCTGACCGGGCATCCGGTGGGCGGCGTCTGCCCCTTTGGCCTTGCCACCCCCCTGCCCGTTTATTGCGACCAGTCGCTGCGGGATTTCGACACCGTGTTTCCGGCCTCAGGCGCGCGCACCGCCTCGGTCGAACTGACCCCTGACAGACTGGCCGAGATCACCGGCGCCATTTGGGTCGATGTCTGCACCCCGCCAATCGAGGAGGCCTGA
- the pgl gene encoding 6-phosphogluconolactonase, with translation MPTEYRFDNANASAQDLARHIAGTLSDAIVARGVATIALSGGRSPRAVLEALREMPVDWARVIVAQVDERWVDPSHDDSNERLIREALLTGPAAAARLVPMKNDAEDAYRGQAACEAAMAALPWPIDIMLLGMGEDGHTASLFPEADELHDGLTTQALTLAVTPPAAPHQRMSLSLRAILNSRLIILQIGGAAKEAVYRDALDGGPVEAMPIRAALLQDTVPVAVWISA, from the coding sequence ATGCCCACAGAATATCGTTTCGATAATGCCAACGCCTCCGCGCAGGATCTGGCTCGTCACATCGCCGGCACATTATCGGACGCCATCGTGGCGCGTGGGGTGGCGACGATCGCGCTGTCGGGTGGCCGGTCACCCCGCGCGGTGCTGGAAGCGTTGCGTGAAATGCCGGTCGACTGGGCCAGGGTCATCGTCGCGCAGGTGGATGAGCGTTGGGTCGATCCCAGCCACGACGACAGCAATGAACGGCTGATCCGCGAGGCGCTGCTGACCGGACCAGCCGCCGCCGCGCGGTTGGTACCGATGAAGAACGACGCCGAAGATGCCTATAGGGGCCAAGCGGCGTGCGAGGCAGCGATGGCCGCCCTGCCCTGGCCAATCGACATCATGCTTCTGGGTATGGGCGAGGACGGACATACCGCTTCGCTGTTCCCGGAGGCGGACGAATTGCATGACGGGCTGACCACGCAAGCGCTGACGCTGGCCGTCACCCCGCCCGCCGCGCCGCATCAGCGCATGTCATTGAGCCTGCGCGCGATCCTGAATAGCCGCCTCATCATCCTGCAAATCGGGGGTGCGGCGAAGGAAGCGGTCTATCGCGACGCGCTGGATGGCGGGCCAGTTGAGGCCATGCCGATCCGCGCGGCCTTGTTGCAGGACACGGTGCCGGTGGCGGTCTGGATCAGCGCCTAA
- the rpsI gene encoding 30S ribosomal protein S9, translating to MSDNRQSLSDLAQIAAEAAAAPATAPLGDVAAAPVASEAEVEAPAAPIAPPVSTMPLRPQEIDSLGRAYATGRRKDAVARVWVKPGTGKITVNGRDQETYFARPTLRLVINQPFGVTERNGQYDVIATVKGGGLSGQAGAVKHGIAQALTKYEPALRSAVKAEGFLTRDSRTVERKKYGKAKARKSFQFSKR from the coding sequence ATGTCCGATAACCGCCAGTCCCTGTCCGACCTCGCGCAGATCGCTGCCGAAGCAGCCGCTGCTCCGGCCACCGCACCGCTGGGTGATGTTGCTGCTGCACCTGTTGCGTCGGAAGCTGAAGTTGAAGCGCCTGCCGCACCGATCGCGCCGCCGGTTTCGACCATGCCCCTGCGCCCGCAGGAAATCGACAGCCTGGGCCGCGCCTATGCGACCGGCCGTCGTAAGGACGCCGTCGCTCGCGTCTGGGTCAAGCCCGGCACCGGCAAGATCACGGTCAATGGCCGCGATCAGGAAACCTATTTCGCACGTCCTACGCTGCGCCTCGTCATCAACCAGCCCTTCGGTGTTACCGAGCGGAACGGTCAGTATGACGTGATCGCAACCGTCAAGGGCGGTGGCCTTTCGGGCCAGGCTGGCGCGGTCAAGCATGGCATCGCCCAGGCGCTGACCAAGTATGAGCCTGCGCTGCGCAGCGCGGTCAAGGCTGAAGGCTTCCTGACCCGCGACAGCCGCACCGTCGAGCGTAAGAAGTACGGCAAGGCCAAGGCGCGCAAGAGCTTCCAGTTCTCGAAGCGCTGA
- a CDS encoding 3-hydroxyacyl-CoA dehydrogenase NAD-binding domain-containing protein: MQTIRFDIDADGIATLIIDVPGQSMNVIGQEFLDDLSASIDRIASEDSIKGAVIASGKDSGFMAGMDLKALGAMLATDDGHRPAPAEIFDKVFVLNALFRRLETCGKPIACAIEGTCVGGGFELALACHRRIVGDSPKTRLGLPEILIGLFPGGGGSQRLPRLTGVQPALLYMLQGKLFRPAEGAMLKVVDEVVPAGTALDVAKAWVKVNPTASVQPWDQKGFKFPDRAGGFNPAFIQAMAGAGAMTVKQTQRNMHAPHALLSAVYEGVLLPFDRAIRVESKYFAKVVADPQAGNMIRTLFVNKQAAERGARRPKDQPKAPTRKLAMLGAGMMGAGIATVAAQAGIDVLLFDRDLNYAEKGKAHVEDVLKKRLGKGMTPDKMATILARVTPTTDYAALAGCDFVIEAVFEDVAIKAEVTKQVEAVLGADTIFGSNTSTLPITKLAKAWSKPANFIGVHFFSPVEKMPLVEIILGKETGPAAIAKALDFVAQIGKTPIVVNDSRGFYTSRCFGTYVQEGVEMVAEGINPALIENAGKQLGMPTGPLAVGDEVSIELGHKIVIAAQKELGDAYVPQRSDAVMAKMVELGRLGRKSAKGWYDYPETGKKALWTGLGDLFPRAIDQPDVEGVKERLLYRQLIECARCFEEGVLETPEDGDIGAIFGWGFAPYTGGPFSHMDTVGIAHVVTVLDRLAAEYGDRFAPTDQLRALAADGATFYPAPETQRAAA, translated from the coding sequence ATGCAGACCATCCGCTTCGACATCGACGCCGACGGCATCGCCACCCTCATCATCGATGTGCCGGGCCAGTCGATGAATGTCATTGGCCAGGAGTTCCTTGACGACCTGTCAGCCAGCATCGACCGCATCGCGTCAGAGGACTCCATCAAGGGCGCGGTGATCGCGTCCGGCAAGGATAGCGGCTTCATGGCCGGTATGGACCTCAAAGCCCTTGGCGCGATGCTGGCGACCGACGATGGCCACCGCCCTGCCCCCGCCGAGATTTTTGACAAGGTGTTCGTGCTGAACGCCCTGTTCCGCCGTCTGGAAACTTGCGGCAAGCCAATCGCCTGTGCGATCGAGGGAACATGCGTGGGCGGCGGATTCGAACTCGCGCTGGCCTGCCATCGCCGGATCGTCGGGGACAGTCCGAAGACGCGCCTTGGCCTGCCCGAAATCCTGATCGGCCTGTTCCCCGGTGGTGGCGGCTCGCAACGCCTGCCGCGCCTGACCGGCGTGCAGCCCGCCTTGCTCTATATGTTGCAGGGCAAGCTGTTCCGCCCCGCCGAGGGTGCGATGCTGAAGGTGGTGGACGAGGTCGTGCCCGCCGGGACCGCGCTCGACGTGGCGAAGGCATGGGTCAAGGTCAACCCCACGGCCAGCGTGCAACCATGGGACCAGAAAGGCTTCAAATTCCCCGATCGCGCGGGCGGCTTCAACCCCGCATTCATCCAGGCCATGGCAGGCGCTGGCGCGATGACCGTGAAGCAGACCCAGCGCAATATGCACGCCCCCCACGCGCTGCTGTCGGCGGTCTATGAGGGCGTGTTGCTGCCCTTCGATCGGGCGATCCGGGTCGAGAGCAAATATTTCGCCAAGGTCGTAGCCGATCCGCAGGCGGGTAATATGATCCGCACCCTGTTCGTCAACAAGCAGGCCGCCGAACGCGGCGCGCGGCGTCCCAAGGACCAGCCCAAGGCCCCCACCAGGAAGCTGGCCATGCTGGGCGCAGGCATGATGGGTGCAGGCATCGCCACCGTCGCCGCGCAGGCGGGGATCGACGTCCTGCTGTTCGACCGCGATCTGAACTATGCTGAGAAGGGCAAGGCGCATGTCGAGGATGTGCTGAAGAAGCGGCTGGGCAAGGGCATGACCCCCGACAAGATGGCCACGATCCTGGCCCGCGTGACGCCGACCACCGACTATGCGGCGCTGGCCGGGTGCGACTTCGTGATCGAAGCGGTGTTTGAGGATGTCGCGATCAAGGCGGAGGTCACGAAACAGGTCGAGGCGGTGCTGGGGGCCGACACGATTTTTGGCTCCAACACATCCACCCTGCCGATCACCAAACTGGCCAAGGCCTGGAGCAAGCCCGCCAATTTCATCGGCGTCCACTTCTTCTCACCGGTTGAGAAGATGCCGCTGGTGGAGATCATCTTGGGTAAGGAAACCGGCCCCGCCGCAATCGCCAAGGCGCTCGATTTCGTGGCGCAGATCGGCAAGACGCCGATCGTCGTCAACGACAGCCGCGGTTTCTACACCTCGCGCTGCTTCGGTACCTATGTGCAGGAGGGCGTGGAGATGGTGGCGGAGGGGATCAACCCGGCGCTGATCGAAAATGCGGGCAAGCAACTGGGCATGCCCACCGGGCCGCTGGCCGTGGGCGATGAAGTGTCGATCGAACTGGGCCACAAGATCGTCATCGCCGCGCAGAAGGAACTGGGTGACGCCTATGTCCCGCAGCGGTCCGACGCGGTGATGGCGAAAATGGTCGAACTGGGCCGCCTTGGCCGCAAGAGCGCCAAGGGTTGGTACGACTATCCTGAGACGGGTAAGAAGGCGCTGTGGACCGGCCTTGGCGACCTGTTCCCGCGCGCCATCGACCAGCCCGATGTAGAGGGCGTGAAGGAGCGGCTGCTATATCGCCAGTTGATCGAGTGCGCCCGCTGCTTCGAGGAAGGCGTGCTGGAAACGCCCGAGGATGGCGATATCGGCGCGATCTTCGGTTGGGGCTTTGCGCCTTATACCGGCGGGCCATTCAGCCATATGGACACGGTGGGGATCGCCCATGTCGTGACCGTGCTCGACCGGCTGGCGGCTGAATATGGCGACCGTTTTGCGCCCACCGACCAGTTACGCGCGTTGGCGGCGGATGGCGCGACCTTCTATCCCGCGCCCGAAACACAGCGCGCCGCTGCCTGA
- a CDS encoding acetyl-CoA C-acetyltransferase: protein MEAYIYDAVRTPRGRGKADGSLHEITPIQLASQMLEALRDRTQIDTGDVDDVILGCVSPVGEQGADIARVAVLNADYAVTTAGVQINRFCASGLEAVNMAAAKVMSGEAEFAIGGGVESMSRIPMASDGGAWAMDPAVAYKTYFAPQGISADVIATKFGFSRDDVDGYAIESQRRAKAAWDDRRFARSIVPVKDVIGAVVLDHDEHMRPDATMQSLGSLKPSFAGIGEDMPGFDAVALLRYPELERVNHVHHAGNSSGIVDGAAAVLVGSKAMGEKYGLKPRARIRAMASIGSEPLIMLTGPEDVAHKLLKRSGMSKSDIDLWELNEAFASVVLRYMQALDLDHAKLNVNGGAIAMGHPLGATGAMVLGTVLDELERSGKGTALVDLCVGAGMATGTIIERI, encoded by the coding sequence ATGGAAGCCTATATCTACGATGCTGTCCGCACGCCCCGGGGCCGGGGCAAGGCCGACGGATCGCTCCACGAAATCACCCCGATCCAGCTTGCCAGCCAGATGCTTGAGGCGCTGCGCGACCGCACGCAGATCGATACCGGCGACGTCGATGACGTGATTCTGGGCTGTGTTAGCCCGGTGGGCGAACAGGGCGCGGACATTGCCCGCGTCGCCGTGTTGAATGCCGACTACGCCGTCACGACGGCGGGGGTTCAGATCAACCGCTTCTGCGCGTCCGGTCTGGAGGCGGTCAACATGGCCGCCGCCAAGGTAATGTCCGGCGAGGCGGAGTTCGCGATCGGCGGCGGCGTGGAGTCGATGAGCCGTATCCCGATGGCATCGGATGGCGGCGCATGGGCGATGGACCCGGCGGTGGCCTACAAGACCTATTTCGCGCCGCAGGGCATCAGCGCAGACGTGATCGCGACCAAATTCGGCTTTTCGCGTGATGATGTGGACGGCTATGCGATCGAGAGTCAGCGGCGCGCCAAGGCCGCCTGGGACGACAGGCGCTTTGCCCGCTCGATCGTGCCGGTCAAGGATGTGATCGGCGCGGTCGTCCTCGACCATGACGAACATATGCGACCCGATGCGACGATGCAGTCGCTTGGGTCACTAAAGCCCAGCTTTGCCGGAATCGGCGAAGACATGCCGGGCTTCGACGCGGTTGCGCTGCTGCGTTACCCGGAACTGGAGCGGGTCAATCATGTCCATCATGCGGGCAATTCAAGCGGCATCGTCGATGGCGCCGCCGCCGTGCTGGTCGGCAGCAAGGCGATGGGCGAGAAATATGGATTGAAGCCCCGCGCCCGCATTCGCGCCATGGCCTCGATCGGGTCGGAACCGCTGATCATGCTGACCGGGCCGGAAGATGTCGCGCACAAGCTGCTCAAGCGATCGGGCATGAGCAAGAGCGACATCGACCTGTGGGAACTGAACGAAGCCTTCGCCAGCGTCGTGCTGCGCTACATGCAGGCGCTGGACCTCGACCACGCAAAGCTGAACGTCAATGGCGGCGCGATCGCGATGGGCCATCCGCTGGGCGCGACCGGGGCGATGGTGCTGGGCACTGTGCTCGACGAACTGGAGCGGTCGGGCAAGGGTACGGCGCTGGTCGACCTGTGCGTCGGCGCGGGCATGGCCACCGGCACCATCATCGAGCGGATATAA